One genomic region from Anopheles bellator chromosome 2, idAnoBellAS_SP24_06.2, whole genome shotgun sequence encodes:
- the LOC131211936 gene encoding serine/arginine repetitive matrix protein 1 gives MIGSFWNLCRACPSMPVDKLHSEYRSTYRWHEYTGGPDVVRKPPVPNQFAASSKADHFFSKSTEDEKFIEASINEPPLPRRKKCPELAYRTNEFLATRAQNNAAGHDRTDTATQNRARSEERGTPSRRSKSEGPPAGVANGRLPTGTGYVNGTAEPPVSSERRALEQAGESSTSGLFKKTITKLSTEYRLQFVWPHVRRAIKGGPVGGGGGAPTAVHGGGDADGADAVDAPPRKSLSMGALRAAQTGTAGGGTIASVHKKRTTNEREATATELEPLFNDCEPAMEKQQQQQHTEKRDMARVVEQKVRALRIEKEKFGFEPEGGERARAQANSGIDNAWYKEVLELRKKAGEYRNRGWGVEMNPDLFNKQVELWDQVSRRSSLSALSLASSVRPITKEEKEKENNKKSSPTKPATRRAPVPGGARPVEKVLPDGLNFSGAGGVAGSRSRKEAIRHHLERTTGPDVEDGALLPSPTREKLMPTIPRSKADSPQRGSPSKTALSRHGSPQKGSPQKSSPKKVSGKGRSQSVGPAVAGGTAGEGGVTAPAPGSPKRQIRSGSTVASATAASSAKTHKKTPTSATAPAIAHNPPHAGAQPERRPRPTSLSTTNHSRSKSSTLPASRLHPPHTTGILTNLTNNNHLPNASPSSSAAVAISAPVASAAARAKLSLATGGGPGGRRQQAAMGGGPAGARPTKPTSLASDSSAPSSASSTLRKRARVAAAGGGGVGAGGRGSGGTAARSVEADKTKLPTGNVEDADKDSVVPAVAGTTPSALPPPPEILEQIIKSPPEPTRVKSPEQIIMRSPDPVNWTVPLDTGKTFTVTQNVREGDPMIRPHSEIKASTPVDQPPPPPQSAPPELSEQSKMPNTKLEPSSIKESEDEDDDLPRSKSSVASSINPTSVAISEPMTVSQPPPPPPSAVADDGPKKALADAPPSGVPESAAAASVPATESTARFDKPVPGSTLRCLDDPAFESDINSPLGNRSVATEVLDKARDRFDRFWGNPNEKPDEP, from the exons CTCCATTCGGAATATAGAAGTACCTATCGATGGCACGAATACACCGGAGGTCCCGATGTCGTAAGAAAACCACCTGTGCCAAATCAATTCG CAGCCAGCTCGAAGGCGGATCACTTTTTCTCGAAATCAACGGAGGACGAAAAGTTTATCGAAG CTTCGATCAACGAACCGCCCTTGCCGAGGAGGAAAAAGTGTCCCGAGCTTGCCTATCGGACGAACGAGTTTCTGGCTACTCGTGCTCAAAATAATGCCGCGGGCCACGATCGTACCGATACGGCGACCCAGAATAGAGCAAGG TCTGAAGAGCGTGGAACACCTTCCCGTCGCAGTAAATCGGAAGGACCGCCGGCAGGAGTCGCCAATGGAAGGCTTCCGACCGGGACGGGATACGTGAACGGAACCGCCGAGCCGCCGGTCTCGAGCGAGCGCAGGGCACTGGAACAG GCGGGTGAGTCTTCTACTAGTGGACTTTTCAAAAAAACCATTACCAAACTGAGCACAGAGTATCGGCTTCAGTTCGTGTGGCCACACGTGCGCCGCGCGATCAAGGGCGGtcccgtcggcggcggtggcggcgccccGACAGCGGTCCACGGCGGAGGCGATGCTGACGGTGCGGACGCAGTCGATGCGCCGCCGCGCAAGTCCCTCTCGATGGGGGCCCTCCGGGCGGCTCAGACCGGAACCGCTGGTGGCGGCACCATCGCTTCCGtacacaaaaaacgaacgactAACGAGCGAGAAG CCACCGCGACCGAGCTCGAGCCCCTGTTCAATGACTGCGAGCCAGCGATggagaagcaacagcagcagcagcataccGAAAA GCGCGACATGGCGCGTGTGGTCGAGCAGAAGGTGCGGGCGCTGCGCATCGAGAAGGAGAAGTTTGGTTTCGAGCCGGAAGGGGGCGAGCGGGCTAGGGCCCAGGCCAACTCTGGCATCGACAACGCCTGGTATAAGGAGGTGCTGGAGCTGCGGAAGAAGGCCGGCGAGTACCGG AACCGTGGTTGGGGCGTCGAGATGAATCCGGATCTCTTCAACAAGCAGGTCGAGCTGTGGGACCAGGTGTCCCGCCGCAGCTCCCTGAGCGCCCTCTCGTTGGCATCCAGCGTACG GCCAATCAcgaaggaagagaaagagaaggaaaacaacaaaaagagcTCGCCGACCAAACCGGCCACTCGTCGTGCCCCGGTCCCTGGCGGGGCACGGCCGGTCGAGAAGGTGCTGCCGGACGGGCTGAACttctccggtgccggcggtgtggccggcagccgcagccgcaagGAAGCAATCCGCCATCACTTGGAACGCACGACAGGGCCCGACGTCGAGGACGGGGCCCTGTTGCCATCGCCGACCCGCGAGAAGCTGATGCCGACGATACCGCGCTCGAAGGCCGACAGCCCGCAGCGGGGCAGCCCCTCGAAGACGGCCCTCTCGCGGCACGGAAGCCCGCAGAAGGGGAGCCCGCAGAAGAGCAGCCCCAAGAAGGTGTCCGGCAAGG GTCGATCGCAATCCGTCGGACCGGCCGTAGCCGGGGGCACGGCCGGGGAGGGTGGTGTCACcgccccggcaccgggatCACCCAAGCGGCAGATCCGCTCCGGCAGCACGGTGGCGTCCGCGACGGCCGCTTCCTCCGCGAAAACGCACAAGAAGACCCCGACGTCGGCGACCGCGCCGGCCATCGCGCACAATCCCCCGCACGCCGGCGCGCAACCGGAACGTAGACCCCGCCCGA CGTCCCTTTCCACCACCAATCATTCTCGCTCGAAAAGCAGCACGCTGCCCGCGAGCCGCCTCCACCCTCCGCATACCACCGGCATTCTCACGAACctcaccaacaacaatcatCTTCCCAatgcatcaccatcatcatccgctgccgtcgccatcAGTGCCCCGGTAGCGAGCGCTGCCGCCCGCGCCAAGCTCTCCCTGGCCACGGGTGGTGGGCCTGGCGGTAGAAGGCAGCAGGCGGCGATGGGtggcgggccggccggggcgcGGCCAACGAAACCCACCAGCCTGGCCAGCGACTCCTCCGCCCCTTCTTCCGCGTCCAGCACGCTAAGGAAGCGGGCGCGGGTGGCCGCCGCTGGCGGAGGCGGCGTGGGCGCTGGTGGCCGgggcagcggcggcaccgcCGCCAGATCGGTCGAAgcggacaaaacaaaattgccCACCGGAA ATGTCGAGGATGCCGACAAGGACAGTGTCGTTCCGGCGGTTGCCGGTACCACACCGAGcgcgctgccgccgccaccagagATCCTGGAGCAGATAATCAAATCGCCGCCGGAACCGACGCGCGTCAAGTCACCGGAGCAGATCATTATGCGTTCGCCGGACCCGGTCAACTGGACGGTGCCGCTCGATACTGGGAAAACGTTCACCGTCACCCAAAACGTTCGGGAAG GCGATCCGATGATTCGTCCGCACAGTGAAATCAAGGCGTCAACACCAGTGGaccagccgccaccaccgccacagtCGGCACCTCCAGAGCTTTCGGAGCAATCGAAAATGCCCA ACACCAAACTGGAGCCCAGCTCGATCAAGGAGTCGGAAGATGAAGACGATGATTTGCCGAGATCGAAATCATCCGTTGCTTCGTCGATCAACCCAACGTCGGTCGCCATCTCGGAACCGATGACGGTTtcgcagccgccaccaccgccaccatcagccGTGGCTGATGATGGGCCGAAGAAGGCACTGGCTGACGCACCGCCATCGGGCGTCCCGGAGTCGGCAGCAGCTGCCAGCGTTCCGGCCACAGAGTCTACGGCTCGCTTCGACAAACCCGTACCGGGATCGACCCTTCGCTGTTTGGACGATCCGGCGTTCGAGTCGGACATCAACTCACCACTAGGCAATCGAAGCGTCGCCACGGAAGTGTTGGACAAGGCccgcgatcggttcgatcgctTCTGGGGCAATCCGAACGAGAAGCCGGACGAACCGTAA